A genomic window from Companilactobacillus alimentarius DSM 20249 includes:
- a CDS encoding alpha/beta hydrolase, with protein MTHSQGGVPGWMIGSASDDVTAIIAIEPGAFVFPKEEVPEKIVTKYPMAIEGIPVSDDDYVSLIKKPIVVYFGDNIPSEPSKVPAWDFWRGSEGAEYYFDYKRGAAVNRVEFVSWSQLDWQEFHPTEIVKDLKQPYLMICGENAFTRPGAEVMFKNAGSENKKLVIIPKARHFDLYDGEDYVPTAIENITEFLQKNI; from the coding sequence ATGACACACTCACAAGGCGGAGTTCCGGGTTGGATGATTGGTTCAGCAAGTGATGATGTTACTGCTATTATCGCAATTGAACCAGGTGCTTTTGTCTTTCCTAAGGAGGAAGTACCAGAAAAAATCGTGACAAAATATCCAATGGCAATTGAGGGGATTCCAGTTTCAGATGATGATTATGTTTCTCTAATTAAGAAACCAATTGTCGTGTACTTTGGAGATAATATTCCATCAGAACCATCAAAGGTACCTGCTTGGGACTTTTGGCGTGGATCAGAAGGTGCAGAGTATTATTTTGATTACAAGCGTGGTGCTGCTGTTAACCGAGTTGAATTTGTCTCATGGTCACAACTTGATTGGCAAGAATTCCATCCAACAGAAATTGTTAAAGATTTGAAACAACCATATTTGATGATTTGTGGTGAAAATGCTTTTACACGTCCAGGAGCTGAAGTAATGTTTAAAAATGCTGGAAGTGAAAATAAGAAACTAGTTATTATCCCTAAAGCTCGTCATTTTGATTTATATGATGGGGAAGATTATGTTCCAACGGCAATTGAAAATATTACGGAATTCTTGCAAAAGAATATCTAG